DNA from Archaeoglobus veneficus SNP6:
GTCTTGCCGGTTCCCGGAGGACCGGCGAAAAGCAGGGGCTTTTGAACTATACCTTTTTCCCAGTTCTTCGCCCACGTAACGACTTTCTCCAATACTTTCTTATCCGCAACCACGTCCTTTATCGTCTTCGGCCGGTACTTCTCAACCCAGAGCACACATCTACTTGTCGCAGGGGGTTAAAAGGGTTTGGCTTTCGCAGGATATTCCCAAGCTATCAGTCTCGATATTAAATCCCTGACTCTTCTCTCAATTTCTTTCGCAGCTTTTCTACACTCATCCAGATTTTCCGGACTCTTGACTTTCCAGTACTCGTCTGCATTCACATCTTCATCAAAGGATACTACGAGATCGAAGTCCTCGCCTTCGGGAAGCTTCTTTGGCCTTCTGTCCGAATTTAAGCCAAGTTCAGCAAGTAGAGCTTTTGCAGAATCGTCTATCCTCTCCGCCGGCTCCAGTCCCGAGCTTACTGCGAGCATGTTGTGAGGAGAGAGCCTGTTGAACAGCGCTTCAGCTATCTGGGTTCTGCAGGCGTTTCTTCTGGAAACGAAGAGTATCTTCTTGGGCTTAGCTATCCTGCGGTATATGTCCACGGACTCAGGAACAGTTGTATGGATGCTGTACTCGCCTATCTTCACCTCTCCGTAATCGACGAATTTGAGTGTTAACGAGATTTTGTCGTCTTCTATCTCTATGATGTTGTAGTTGTGATCGGGCATGCCGAGGATTTTGAAGGAGCCGAGAGAGCCAGCATGTATTATGTGCGTCCTCATCAGCCTTATGGAGTATGGCATGTGGCGGTGACCGGCAAGCACGAAGCTGACACCGTTCCTTATGAGCAGTTCGACCATCTCCCCAGCATCAATCAGAACGTTCCTCTCCCTTCCTGTCTCCGGAATCGGCACGATGTGGTGGTGCAGGGCTATTGCGTTGATCTTTCCCTTCTTTATGTTCCCTTCAATCCACTCTCTCTGCT
Protein-coding regions in this window:
- a CDS encoding metallophosphoesterase — its product is MKIVHISDIHFGEELVRDKVRKAVRQINEMDPDLVIITGDLTCWGTHHEMRDAYEELSNLTPEFVALPGNHDARNIGYEYFKLYFGKTKKVLDFEDFRLITADSTQPDIDEGHIGIEQREWIEGNIKKGKINAIALHHHIVPIPETGRERNVLIDAGEMVELLIRNGVSFVLAGHRHMPYSIRLMRTHIIHAGSLGSFKILGMPDHNYNIIEIEDDKISLTLKFVDYGEVKIGEYSIHTTVPESVDIYRRIAKPKKILFVSRRNACRTQIAEALFNRLSPHNMLAVSSGLEPAERIDDSAKALLAELGLNSDRRPKKLPEGEDFDLVVSFDEDVNADEYWKVKSPENLDECRKAAKEIERRVRDLISRLIAWEYPAKAKPF